TTTGGAAAAAAGAAGAGCTGGAGGAAATGGCAAAACTGTGTTTGAAATATGATGTCATCATTATTTCAGATGAAATTCATGCTGACCTTGTGTTCCCAAATCAAATGCATATTCCAATCGCATCGCTTTCTCAAGAAGTTGCTGATCACACTATTACATGTATGGCTCCATCAAAAACATTTAATCTTGCAGGACTTGATGCATCCTATGTGATTACAAGCAATGAAGAAAATCGTAAAAAGCTTGATGCTTCCTTTAATAAGCAAGGCTTCCATAACCAGTTAAACACAATGGGAAATACCGCAATGGAAGCTGCATATACACTTGGTGAGCCATGGCTTGAGGAATTAAATCGCTTGATTGAAAATCATACCAATTATGTAACACAGATGTTTGATCAGCACATACCTGAATTAAAAGTTGTGAAAACAGAAGGTACTTACCTCCTTTGGATTAATTGCAGTGCACTTAATATGGATAGTAAGTCTTTGAATAAATTTATGATTGAAAAAGCAAAAGTTGGCTTAAACTCTGGGGCATCTTACGGAAAAGAAGGCGAACATTATATGCGCATGAATATCGCCTGTCCACGTGCGACTTTAGAAGAAGGGGTCAAACGAATTATTGATGCCGTACAGTCTCTAAATAAATAACACTATAAAAACACATGGTCACATAATGTTGATCATGTGTTTTTTGTCTTTGCCGAACTTTTTTTCCAGCGTACCCAGGAAACAATCGATAATGGAAGCGAAAGAATTAAAAAAAATACTAATAAAATCCACGGATACTCAATCACTACTTCAGACTGCCAGGGCCAGATAAACCTGCTCATTCTGTAATCACTCCTTGATTTATTTTGAAGAGACTTTACCAAATTTTCTTCGTATGACAGTCACAATCAGCAACAGAAACGGCAAAACAATTAACAATGGGACCCATAAATGCAGAGGAAAAATATGAATACCGACATAAATATGTTTGTTTAGATTTTCAGACATTGTCATCCCCATTGTGTAGATAATAATAGCTACTAGTAAAATAAGTAAGCGGGTCGAATTTAATTTCAACAACAATTGCATCGAGCGGACCGCTGCATAAAAATAAAGCGTTAATTTAGCAAAAGCTGTGAGAATCATAATTAAACTTACAATCGCATCCAAATTGTATAGAAAATCAGCGATCTCTATTTGTTGCATTAAAATATATACAGGATACATGGAGCGCTCTAGAGTATCTTCCCCAAAAACAAGTACCTGCATCAAACTAAATAGAGCAATCGTTATTCCAGTTACAATCGTAGCTATAATCGTTACCTTCATTACCTTTTCAGTTTCTTTTACCAAGGGCCATATCATCGCTAATGTTAATGTCTCCGCAAATGTTTGCGTAATACCTGTCGGCCATACAGCTGTCCAAATCTTCCCCCACCCCTGCCCAATAACAGGAAAGATATAGTCTATATTTAAAACATCGGAAAAAAAGAGCAGGATTACCTCAACAATAATAATCATTAATATCATCGGTAATAAATATTCGGTTAGTCGAGCAATAACTTCAATCCCTGATGCCACTCCGTACACAACTACGAATAAAAACGGGGGAATTACGAGCCAGGATATACTATTAGGAAGGAGCGTATCCGGGATAATGAACTTGACATCGGATAAAATACGCCCTGCTGTATAGATAAATAACAGCGGATACAGCCAAGCAATCGGCATACCAATCCATTTTCCAAGCTGTTCCGGAAACCATTCCACAACCGTTAACCCCGGGTTCATTTTCATTAGAACAATATATATTAAAATCAGCAGGATTCCCAATGCACAAGAGAATAGGTTTGCCAGCCATGCATCTCTGCCAGCAGAAGTAGCAAACCCAAATATTACAGATGTACCAAGCTGGAAAAATACCGTAATTGTAAAAAGCTGATAGATCGATATACGTTCCATACAAACCCCCTAAAAACAGTTAGTAAAAGGATTTCCTTCATTTTTCTAATTGAACAATGTTATTGATTGGTTACTGAACCCACTACCACTTATCTTGATTTCAGCATTTATCTCGATTTCGATATCAGGATAAACCTCTGCCCATTTACTTTTATATATTTCATTCCACAGTTTAGGATGTGTGCGATAAACCGCCTGCCCAAAACCAAACACATCTGAATTTAGTTCTTTTTGGGCTTTATTCACCGTTAATTTAAGCCTTTCTTTAACATCATCTTCAAACAATTTTTTCACCTTTTCAATCGCCTTTGGATCATTTAAATTGAATGCAGAGGAATTATCAAAAATTTCAATTTCCCCGTAAGTATCGACTTTTATTTTCACTCTCTCTTTCGATACAGTTGGCTTAATCTTGGAGGTTATTTCCCGTATTTCTGCTCCAATATTTCCCCCGCCCTCATCATCTGGTACCTTTAGAGAAATCACCCCAGCTATAAATTCATTGCGCATCCATAACAGACCTCGAGATTCTTTCGCATCCATCCAGCCTACTAATTTATCTCCCCGAAAGATTGCTGCACCATTAAGCGACGGAACCATTTTTGAAGCGTCACCCTCTTTTTCCAATGTTTCACTTGAAATATGGGAAGCAAACGGTTCTTCGCCAACTGCTAACATACGTGTCAAAAAATCTCTTAGTTTTACTTCTAACCCAGCCCCTCTCCTTTCTTGTTTTCTGACTTCTTCTGATGTGAGCGTTTCTAATTGCGGGGTTATATTTAATATTTCACTTGCTTTTCCTTTTGCAAATAAAATTGGGATATTTAATTGCGGTTCTCGATACCTGGAGAAGAAATCGAATATAGAAGAAACACCCTCCATTGCCAGCTCTTCTCCAACTATAATAACGCCAATATGGGCAAAAAAGATCTCCCGAGACAACTTCATCTGAATTTGCCGGTATAATTGCATAATGTCTCTTCCCTCTTCTGAAACCACTATCGTTGCTTCAGATCCTCCAGAACTTAAACCTGAAGATCCTTGCGAGCCGAGGTTTTTTGGAACTGCGATTTGTAAGCTAAGCAAAATATTTTCATTTTCTCCTTTATCGACTGCAATAGCAGTTACGATGGCAATATCACTTACCTCAGTTCTGCCCCAGCAACTCGTAAGAAGAGGTAACATCACAATAATCAGAATCAACATACGTACGCTTTTCATACATGTACCCTTTCTACTCTGACATGCTTTTTATTTTTGTATTGAACAGTCGCATCCATGAAACTCGACGTTAACGATCTGGACCAGGACGTGAATTACGGTTAATCCGGTCTGTTTTATTTTTCCCTTGATACCCTGGGCGCCTTTTCATCGCCCACCACGGGGCTCGAACAAAAATATCCTTTAAATTAGAAACTTCTAATGGAGCAACTGGTGAAAAATATGAAACTCCAAACGACCTCAGCCTTAAAATATAAATTTGTAAGATTAGCACGCCTAAGAAAATGCCATACAGTCCCATAAATCCAGCAAGAAACATCATTGGAAACCGAAGAATTCGAATGGAGTTAGCTTGTTCATAACCTGGAATAATAAACGAAGCAATCCCAGTAGTTGCCACAATGATCACCATTGGACTCGAGACAATACCTGCTTCCACAGCAGCCTGACCAATGACCAATGCGCCGACAATACTAACAGCCGATCCAACTGCCCGCGGCAGGCGAACTCCAGCTTCCCGCAATCCCTCAAATGCAATCTCCATCATTAACGCTTCAATAAGCGCAGGAAAAGGAGTAGCCTCCCGAGCAGCAGCTAAACTAAGTAATAAACTGGTTGGAAGCATTTCCTGATGAAACGTTGTTACAGCAATATAAATCGATGGTAATAATAAGGAGATAATCAAATTCAAATAACGTAGCATCCTGATAAACGAAGCCGTAATATAACGCTGATAGTAATCTTCAGGACTTTGAATCAATTGAAAAAATGTTTGTGGTGCAATCAGACAAAAAGGTGTATTATCAATAATAATACCGACATTTCCTTCTAATAAGTTCCCAACAACTCGATCAGGACGTTCTGTATGACCAACTAAAGGAAAAACAGAAAATGGGTTGTCATCGATCAACTCTTCGATATAGCCGCTTTCTACGATAGCATCAATATCTATTCGATCAATTCGATCATGAATCTCCTGAATTAATGAATCTTCGGCAATTCCTTCAATATATGTAATAACAAGATCAGTTTTTGATAAACGTCCAACAGTTTTTTGTTCCATTTTCAGTCTAGGGGTTTTTAATCTTCTGCGGATTAAACTCGTATTCGTTCGTAAGTTTTCCGTAAAACCATCACGTGGTCCCCGAACAACTACTTCTGATTCCGGCTGTTCAACTGCTCGTTTCTCCCCCCCTTTTATACTTATAAACAGTGCATCTGTCATTCCATCAATTAATAAAACTGTGTCTCCGGTTAGAATATGATAGGTAACATCTTGCAACTTTTGACCACTGGAAATAGCAGCTGTTGAAACGACTCGTTCTAATAGCTGTTTAATTGGAGTAATTCCTGATGATTTTATACCTTGTTCATCCAAATTCAATAACGGCTTTAAAACATCCGCGTCAATTAACTGCAGATTAACAAGTCCATCAAAGAAAATAAGCATTCCTTTTTTATTTCCAATATGCAGCTCACGGTAGACGATGTCAGAGGATTTTTCAAATACTGCTTTTAATTCGGTTAAATCATTCTCTAAATTCCCTGTAAGTATTTCGTTTTGAAATGGACCCGCGTGTTCTTCAAGAGGGTGTTTATTGTTTAAAAATTTAAATAGCTTATTAATACTTTTAATGATAAAATCACGCCCCCTATTCAATCATACACATTATTCTTACCTGGTTAAGGGGTTATTATGTATTGTAATACCGCATTTATTAACTACAATAATTAAAATCGTTTGACCCATTTCTATTTCTTTATACTAAAACGGCTTGCAATAAAATGGATAGCAAGCCGCCAATTTATTTCGATTTATCAGATCCCTGCTGCAACGCTATTCTTCTTGTTCCTTATTAAATTCTGTCGGATCTGTCGGAGCGTCTTCTGACTCTCCCCCTCCATCTTCTTTTGCAATGACACCACATATAATTCTTGCTCCAGAATTTCCGCTTGGCTGACTAACACCATCATCTTGTTTTTCCGTCACAATTAAAGAAGCCCCGCCTCTTTCAAAAAGCGAATTTTTTCCATCCAGCAATGTAGCCTCTGCAAGCATTAGTTCTATATCAACTAATCCCGCACCGTCTGCTTCAATATTCGGTAAATCACCAAGATGCGCGCCATCCGGATGCATAAGTCCATGCTCATTTCCTTCTGGATCTAAATGGTTTCCTGAGCTTTTGAAATCTGGGCCTTCACAAGCCGGGTACTCATGAACATGTATTCCATGAAACCCTGGTTTTAACCCCTCGAGTGTAAGTTCAATTTGTACACCCTCTGACGTTTCATTTAACAAAGCTGTGCCGACTCGATCACCAGACCCATTATACATTTCAACTGTCTTACTCGTAATTTCATCTGATGATTGGCAAGCAGTTAACAAAAGTAAAGTAATAAAAATAACTATAAAACGCATGTAAAAATCTCCTTCTGCATTCCTTTCTAATCAGTATTTGCAACAAAGGAATAATCTAAACAAAAAAGCCTCCTACTTTTAGAATAGGAGACCTTAATTAGGTTACGTATGTTCTGTTGTGTGTCGATTATTTTCCAATTGCTGCTGATACTGTTGATTAAATTTTCGCTCATCTCTTCTCGACTTTTTCACCATTAAGTACATCGCAACAACTGCTAAAACGATAAAAATGATCAAGGCAATAACAGCTGGAATATATTCCGTCTTATCTTCTGGAAAATAGAGAAACGGCATCATCAATCTTCACATCCTTCTATAGCAATTATAACAAACTTCTGCTATTAGCCAACTAATGGAATTAAATATTCGCAAATTCGCCCTATTTTTGGCAAACTAGAGCTAAGGAAGGTGATTTGATGTCAGAAATTACAATTGGAAGTCCGGTAAAGGCCCATTATCGTTCAGGAACGTATCTTGGTGTCGTGAAAGAGCTGCGGGGTGAGAATTATCTAGTTGAAGTTTTAGCTGTCCAAAAACATCCATTACAAGGAGACTTGCACAATTATGGGAAACTGGAGGACGTATTTTTCCATGAACGAAAAGCGTTAGCCTTTCACGAAAAAATGAACGTTAAAAAATCTGCAGTTAAAAGGTATGAGGGGGAAATTCCAGACTATGGCATTTCTTTACAAGAAGCAGTAGAGATATACAGAGAAAAGCTTGCAGCAGAAGATACTTCATTTAACAGCATGGCACGACAAAAGCTCGATAGTCTGGTGATGACATATTATAAAAAGTTATATAATCAAGAATTAAGCTAGAGAAAAACTTATCCTCTAGCTTTTTTCTAACCATAGCAAGCATGTAGTCGCTTACCTTAATTTCAACTTATTCACCTAAGTGTTCTTTAATAACTTCAGCAACACCGTTTAATGCTTCTTCTTCATCATTTCCATTTGCAATAATTTCGATTTCAGACCCTTTAGGGATACCTAGTGACATAACGCCCATAATCGATTTTAAGTTAACTTTCTTACCTTTATATGAAATTTCAACTTCAGAATCATATTGGCCAGCTTTATTAACTAATAATGTTGCAGGTCTAGCATGTACACCAGTTTCAGCAGTAATTGTAAATGTTTGTGACTTCATTTAAATCCATCCTTCCAAATCTATTTATCATATTTTTTCTAACATTTATGTTATGTGATTCACATAAACCTACTCCTATTATATACAATTACAGTAATTAATGAAAGAAATAAGCAAAAAAAAATCGAATACAGTGGATATTTGTCTTTCGCCACATGTTATGATAACGTAACGTTGAAAAGAATTGCTTTCGATACAAGGAGGAAAAATAAATGAGTGTTCACATAGGTGCTAAACAAGGTGAAATTGCAGATAAAATACTTTTGCCTGGGGATCCCCTTCGTGCAAAATATATTGCAGAAACGTACTTAGAAGATGCTAAAATTTACAATGAAGTACGTGGTATGCTGGGCTATACTGGAACCTATAAAGGAGAACGTGTTTCTGTACAAGGTACAGGAATGGGTGTACCTTCCATTTCCATTTATGTTAACGAGCTAATACAAAGCTATGATGTGAAAAAATTAATTCGTGTTGGCACATGTGGAGCTATTCAAAAAGATGTCAAGGTTCGCGATATTATTTTAGGACAAGGGGCAACAACAGATTCACAAATGAACCGATTAATTTTTAATGGCATTGACTATGCGCCAATAGCAGATTTTGAATTACTTAAGAATACGTATGATGCAGGTATTGAAAAAGGTCTTAACCTTCGTGTTGGCAATATTTTTACAAGTGACACATTCTATCGTGATAATGCAAAAGAAGTGAACGAGCTGCTTGCCAAGTACAACGTTTTAGCTATTGAAATGGAATCAACAGCACTTTATACCCTTGCAGCAAAATACGGACGCAAGGCTCTGTCTGTACTTACTGTTTCTGACCACATCTTAACCGGAGAAGAAACTACAGCAATGGAACGCCAAACAACCTTCAATGATATGATGGAAATTGCATTGGATGCAATTATTAAATAGTTCTATACGTTTAAGGCAGCTTTTTTAATGGCTGTCTTTTTAATGTCAACTAATAATTAAATTAGGTTGACAATGTGATGTATTCCACTTATTATTTTGTTATAAGGGGGATTTTTACATGAAAAAATTACGTCCTATTGACTTAACGTTTGGGGCTATGTTTGTTTGTTTAATGGCAATCGGGGCGAATATTACTGTTTGGTTTCCATTTTTGGCGATTCCGATTGGAGGAGCAACCGTTCCGGTATCTTTACAAACCTTTTTTGCTATCTTAGCCGGGATGATGCTCGGCAGAAAACTTGGTACGGTATCCATGGTGGTTTATGCCTTGCTTGGAGCAGCAGGGTTACCTATCTTTGCTGGTTTAAAAGGCGGAATCTTTCAATTCATTAGCCCAACCGGAGGATTTATATTTTCTTTTATATTAATTGCCTTTTTTGTTGGCTGGATGACAGAAGGTCGAAAAATACGCACTGTCCCATACTTTATCTTTGCTGCAATTATCGGTTTGGCGATTAATTATGGTGTTGGAACTACGTATATGTATTTGGCAATGAATACATGGCTCGATTTATCGATCTCCTATACTGTTGCATGGGCTGGAATGGTGCCTTTCCTGATTAAAGATGCAATGTTATCGGTTATTGCTGCCCTTTTCATGCTAAGCCTCGCTAAAAGAATTCCTTCAACCTTAAAGAATGTAAACACCCAATAATGCCTATGCTATAGACATCCGTTTACCTTGTCACATCTCTATGGTAAAATAACAGCAATATGACACCAGCAGTTATGCAGAGATGATCAGGAAATTGCAGTAGGAAGGATGTTTTATAGCTTATGGAGTTATTTTTAAATTTCCCTTTGTGGGCAGCTTTAACAGCAATTGTTTTTGCTCAAGTTATTAAAATTCCAATTAAATTGATCTTTACAAGAGAGTTTCAGCCTGGCCTTGCATTTAGTACTGGTGGAATGCCCAGCAGTCATTCTGCTGCCGTAACTGCACTGACAACTGCTATCGGTATCATTGAAGGGGTCACATCAAGTGTATTTGCACTTGCATGTATCTTTAGTGTGATTACGATGTTTGATGCTTCAGGTGTACGAAGGCAAGCTGGAGAGCATGCAGCGGTGCTTAATCGATTAATTAAAGACTTTCAGTATTTTACAGAAAGTGCGAAGGATTGGAATAAAAAAGAAGAATATGAGAAACGCAGAGAGTTGAAGGAGCTTTTAGGTCATCAGCCAATTGAAGTATTTTTTGGCGGTTTAACTGGAATTGGAATTGCTTTCTTTCTCTATTCGTTTTTTCAATAATAAAGATCATTGAAAAACTCCCGATTATTGGATTTCGGGAGTTTTATTATTGTCTAGGAAATTAAACGTCAGTACCGGGCGCTTGCGCTTTTGTTCTTTCATTAACCTTCGTTAAATTGCTGTCTGAATACTTGCATCGCTTCATTTTCATTTAATTCCATGAGCTCTTTTTCTGTCAATTCTCCATCGCCCATTTCAACGACATAAACTTCTAGTTCCCTTTTCCCCCACTGTGCGTAAACATCATCAACCGTGTCATAAAACAAATCGATTTTATTTCCTTTTATTGCACTTCCTTTGTCGGCAACAACACCATAGCCATAATTAGGTATATAAAGAATTGTTCCTATGGGGTAAACCGTTAAGTCTGCAGCAATGGTAGAATACAAGTCTCTCTTCACTTTAACACCTGAAAATGTAATCCCATATTCAGGATGTTCTTCTGTTTTTCCTGTCGATTCAATTCCAGCAGTGTAACCAGTCGCTACAACTGTAGCTATTGGATACTGTTCAAAATCAATTGCTTCCTCAATCGTTTGCTTTGCTTCAATTTCATCACTTGAAATATAACGCTGCTTCGCTTTGGTAAGGTTGAGCTCTTTCTGTTCTAACGCTGATTGTCTGAGCTCCGCTGCCTTTGCTGTCCCAGTACCCGACTTCACATGTTCTTCCCCAGCATTTGAAATGGTTCCCATCAGCTGAATAAATAAAATCATAATAAGCGTTAACATTCCAGCATGCCAAATAAAACTTTTGATTTTCATAATAACACCTCTTGGATGTCATCATTTCCAATCTAGTAAAATTTTATTCATCAACCTATTAGAAAACGAATTGACATGGCAAAACATTTTTCAATAATCTCTTTACTTCTAATTAATTATGTATACAAGTTAAGGCTGCCACTAAAACATACGATACCCGCTTTTACGCAGGATTCTTATGACGATGCCGGAAACAATTGCTCCAGCAAGTCCAGAGGCAAGAATTACGATATCAGCAATCTTCAAACTCATCAATTCTTGACCTAGTTGCGAAAATGCAGCATTTGTATTTGTAAAATATTCCTTTGTTGATAGTTTATCGATAATCATAATGACAACTAACGGATAAAGGAATGCCATCAGCCATGTTCTTCTTAATAGCATATTTAGAATGAACGCGATTCCGAAAAAAATAACAAAATATAAAATAATGGAAACGATTAATTGGATCACTCCACTAACTCCCCTCATGTAATCGATGTAGGCATACAACTGTCATTTTATAATAAATAACGAAAAAAGCAAAGGCTGTACGCTTCCTTTGCTTTTTTTATGATAGCTTGCATATTTTAATTCTAGTAAAAGATGTTAAATTTTCCTTTTTTCACTAAAAGACCAATTCCACCTAATTTCAATAGGTAACGATTATCACTCATCTTCTTCATAACTGTAGCTTTCCAGCCAAATAATTTGCGCCCAAACACCTCAGCGATTGCATCATCATGACCTAATGATGCGATAGTACCTAATAAGTTAGGCTCAAAAGATTGCAGCTCTTCGCCACGTACTGAAGCTCTGACGTTATGTGCAACCGTACCTGATTCCTGAATTGCTATTTGGGCAGTTGGCGGATAAGGTCTCCCAGTCTGCTCATTCATAATTAACGCACAATCTCCAATAACAAACACATCATCATAATCAGGTGTGCGCATATCTTTACGAACTTCTACCTTACCGCGATTTGTTGAAAATCCAGACTGCTCCACAATTGAATTTGCTTTTACTCCTGCTGCCCAGACAGTTGTCATTGTCGGAATCTCGGTAAGCTTTCCGTCTTTTTCGTATACAATACTATCTGTATTACATTCTTTCAGCATTGCTCCATTAATAAATTCTACACCACGAGCTGATAAAGAGTTCACAGCATATTCTACAAGCTCTTCATCAAACCCAGGCAGGATTGTAGGTGCTCCCTCAACAACAATAACTCTCACCTGTGTTTTTTCAATGTCATATTCCGCACAGAGTTCTGGAATTCGATTGATTAATTCACCAGCAAACTCAATTCCAGTGAATCCACCCCCACCAATAACAATATTTAAACGTGCATTATTCTTTTCAAGCTCATTATGATAGTTTGCAAAATTATATTCCAAATGCTCTCTAACTAAGCGAGCACTATTAATATTATTTATCATTAACGCATTTTCTTCAAGACCAGGAATGCCAAATGTAGCTGATTCAAATCCTAATCCGATAACAAGTACATCATATTTCAATTCAGAATTTGCTAATTTCACT
This region of Oceanobacillus sp. FSL K6-2867 genomic DNA includes:
- a CDS encoding Ger(x)C family spore germination protein yields the protein MKSVRMLILIIVMLPLLTSCWGRTEVSDIAIVTAIAVDKGENENILLSLQIAVPKNLGSQGSSGLSSGGSEATIVVSEEGRDIMQLYRQIQMKLSREIFFAHIGVIIVGEELAMEGVSSIFDFFSRYREPQLNIPILFAKGKASEILNITPQLETLTSEEVRKQERRGAGLEVKLRDFLTRMLAVGEEPFASHISSETLEKEGDASKMVPSLNGAAIFRGDKLVGWMDAKESRGLLWMRNEFIAGVISLKVPDDEGGGNIGAEIREITSKIKPTVSKERVKIKVDTYGEIEIFDNSSAFNLNDPKAIEKVKKLFEDDVKERLKLTVNKAQKELNSDVFGFGQAVYRTHPKLWNEIYKSKWAEVYPDIEIEINAEIKISGSGFSNQSITLFN
- the kapB gene encoding sporulation phosphorelay system protein KapB → MSEITIGSPVKAHYRSGTYLGVVKELRGENYLVEVLAVQKHPLQGDLHNYGKLEDVFFHERKALAFHEKMNVKKSAVKRYEGEIPDYGISLQEAVEIYREKLAAEDTSFNSMARQKLDSLVMTYYKKLYNQELS
- a CDS encoding MalY/PatB family protein, producing the protein MSIFDELYDRKNTRSVKWDMLQAMFQSEDVLPMWVADMDFKAPAAVNEALIKRAQHGIYGYTIIDEAVSGSIVNWLEKRHNWTIDPAWLSYSNGVVTSLHIAVQAFTDPQDKILIQTPVYPPFYNVIEAHDRKVIENPLVNKDNYYTIDFADFENKLKLGVKAFILCSPHNPVGRVWKKEELEEMAKLCLKYDVIIISDEIHADLVFPNQMHIPIASLSQEVADHTITCMAPSKTFNLAGLDASYVITSNEENRKKLDASFNKQGFHNQLNTMGNTAMEAAYTLGEPWLEELNRLIENHTNYVTQMFDQHIPELKVVKTEGTYLLWINCSALNMDSKSLNKFMIEKAKVGLNSGASYGKEGEHYMRMNIACPRATLEEGVKRIIDAVQSLNK
- a CDS encoding divergent PAP2 family protein; this translates as MELFLNFPLWAALTAIVFAQVIKIPIKLIFTREFQPGLAFSTGGMPSSHSAAVTALTTAIGIIEGVTSSVFALACIFSVITMFDASGVRRQAGEHAAVLNRLIKDFQYFTESAKDWNKKEEYEKRRELKELLGHQPIEVFFGGLTGIGIAFFLYSFFQ
- a CDS encoding 3D domain-containing protein, coding for MKIKSFIWHAGMLTLIMILFIQLMGTISNAGEEHVKSGTGTAKAAELRQSALEQKELNLTKAKQRYISSDEIEAKQTIEEAIDFEQYPIATVVATGYTAGIESTGKTEEHPEYGITFSGVKVKRDLYSTIAADLTVYPIGTILYIPNYGYGVVADKGSAIKGNKIDLFYDTVDDVYAQWGKRELEVYVVEMGDGELTEKELMELNENEAMQVFRQQFNEG
- a CDS encoding NAD(P)/FAD-dependent oxidoreductase codes for the protein MNKPHIVILGAGYGGMMTASKLQRTMHMNEAEITLVNKNDYHYQATWLHENAAGTLHPDRTKIKIKDIINSRKVNIVLDEVISIKPEEKIVKLANSELKYDVLVIGLGFESATFGIPGLEENALMINNINSARLVREHLEYNFANYHNELEKNNARLNIVIGGGGFTGIEFAGELINRIPELCAEYDIEKTQVRVIVVEGAPTILPGFDEELVEYAVNSLSARGVEFINGAMLKECNTDSIVYEKDGKLTEIPTMTTVWAAGVKANSIVEQSGFSTNRGKVEVRKDMRTPDYDDVFVIGDCALIMNEQTGRPYPPTAQIAIQESGTVAHNVRASVRGEELQSFEPNLLGTIASLGHDDAIAEVFGRKLFGWKATVMKKMSDNRYLLKLGGIGLLVKKGKFNIFY
- the deoD gene encoding purine-nucleoside phosphorylase, with product MSVHIGAKQGEIADKILLPGDPLRAKYIAETYLEDAKIYNEVRGMLGYTGTYKGERVSVQGTGMGVPSISIYVNELIQSYDVKKLIRVGTCGAIQKDVKVRDIILGQGATTDSQMNRLIFNGIDYAPIADFELLKNTYDAGIEKGLNLRVGNIFTSDTFYRDNAKEVNELLAKYNVLAIEMESTALYTLAAKYGRKALSVLTVSDHILTGEETTAMERQTTFNDMMEIALDAIIK
- a CDS encoding biotin transporter BioY, which produces MKKLRPIDLTFGAMFVCLMAIGANITVWFPFLAIPIGGATVPVSLQTFFAILAGMMLGRKLGTVSMVVYALLGAAGLPIFAGLKGGIFQFISPTGGFIFSFILIAFFVGWMTEGRKIRTVPYFIFAAIIGLAINYGVGTTYMYLAMNTWLDLSISYTVAWAGMVPFLIKDAMLSVIAALFMLSLAKRIPSTLKNVNTQ
- a CDS encoding YuiB family protein, with protein sequence MIQLIVSIILYFVIFFGIAFILNMLLRRTWLMAFLYPLVVIMIIDKLSTKEYFTNTNAAFSQLGQELMSLKIADIVILASGLAGAIVSGIVIRILRKSGYRMF
- a CDS encoding phosphocarrier protein HPr gives rise to the protein MKSQTFTITAETGVHARPATLLVNKAGQYDSEVEISYKGKKVNLKSIMGVMSLGIPKGSEIEIIANGNDEEEALNGVAEVIKEHLGE
- a CDS encoding endospore germination permease, with the protein product MERISIYQLFTITVFFQLGTSVIFGFATSAGRDAWLANLFSCALGILLILIYIVLMKMNPGLTVVEWFPEQLGKWIGMPIAWLYPLLFIYTAGRILSDVKFIIPDTLLPNSISWLVIPPFLFVVVYGVASGIEVIARLTEYLLPMILMIIIVEVILLFFSDVLNIDYIFPVIGQGWGKIWTAVWPTGITQTFAETLTLAMIWPLVKETEKVMKVTIIATIVTGITIALFSLMQVLVFGEDTLERSMYPVYILMQQIEIADFLYNLDAIVSLIMILTAFAKLTLYFYAAVRSMQLLLKLNSTRLLILLVAIIIYTMGMTMSENLNKHIYVGIHIFPLHLWVPLLIVLPFLLLIVTVIRRKFGKVSSK
- a CDS encoding superoxide dismutase family protein — encoded protein: MRFIVIFITLLLLTACQSSDEITSKTVEMYNGSGDRVGTALLNETSEGVQIELTLEGLKPGFHGIHVHEYPACEGPDFKSSGNHLDPEGNEHGLMHPDGAHLGDLPNIEADGAGLVDIELMLAEATLLDGKNSLFERGGASLIVTEKQDDGVSQPSGNSGARIICGVIAKEDGGGESEDAPTDPTEFNKEQEE
- a CDS encoding spore germination protein, whose product is MNRGRDFIIKSINKLFKFLNNKHPLEEHAGPFQNEILTGNLENDLTELKAVFEKSSDIVYRELHIGNKKGMLIFFDGLVNLQLIDADVLKPLLNLDEQGIKSSGITPIKQLLERVVSTAAISSGQKLQDVTYHILTGDTVLLIDGMTDALFISIKGGEKRAVEQPESEVVVRGPRDGFTENLRTNTSLIRRRLKTPRLKMEQKTVGRLSKTDLVITYIEGIAEDSLIQEIHDRIDRIDIDAIVESGYIEELIDDNPFSVFPLVGHTERPDRVVGNLLEGNVGIIIDNTPFCLIAPQTFFQLIQSPEDYYQRYITASFIRMLRYLNLIISLLLPSIYIAVTTFHQEMLPTSLLLSLAAAREATPFPALIEALMMEIAFEGLREAGVRLPRAVGSAVSIVGALVIGQAAVEAGIVSSPMVIIVATTGIASFIIPGYEQANSIRILRFPMMFLAGFMGLYGIFLGVLILQIYILRLRSFGVSYFSPVAPLEVSNLKDIFVRAPWWAMKRRPGYQGKNKTDRINRNSRPGPDR